In Methanosarcina siciliae T4/M, one genomic interval encodes:
- a CDS encoding YIP1 family protein yields the protein MQIPPDFFRKMPTTGGYFYPVVFATGSAAILTATRLIFSPDKNEPIELVSLATTVMAVILLAISLTALFVDAAGLYIIYKVLGGTGTYEGTARFVLYSSASHH from the coding sequence ATGCAAATTCCACCTGATTTTTTCAGGAAAATGCCAACAACCGGAGGATACTTTTATCCTGTTGTTTTTGCAACAGGCAGCGCAGCAATACTCACAGCTACTCGCTTGATCTTTTCCCCGGATAAAAACGAACCCATAGAGCTTGTTTCTCTGGCAACAACTGTTATGGCGGTCATATTACTTGCTATAAGCTTGACCGCTCTCTTTGTCGATGCTGCGGGGCTTTATATCATATATAAAGTGCTTGGAGGAACAGGAACTTATGAAGGCACTGCTAGATTCGTGCTTTATTCGTCTGCTTCACATCATTAA
- a CDS encoding SDR family NAD(P)-dependent oxidoreductase, which yields MDTNVKGMFFCTKYALPHLLKRGEGSLINRSSGAGKHVIHKLSIYCASKFAVIGFTESVAYEIGGIQVYAVCPASVDTDMYHSLHSGKPVLKPEGVASKVLELCLPETTLPSGSSIEIYRPPIRVV from the coding sequence ATGGACACGAATGTAAAAGGCATGTTTTTTTGCACAAAGTACGCCCTTCCCCATCTGCTTAAGAGGGGAGAAGGAAGTCTCATAAATAGATCCTCGGGTGCAGGAAAACATGTGATACACAAACTCTCGATTTACTGTGCCTCGAAATTTGCAGTAATAGGTTTTACCGAGTCTGTTGCTTATGAAATTGGAGGCATTCAGGTATATGCTGTCTGCCCTGCCAGTGTGGATACGGATATGTATCACTCGCTTCACTCGGGTAAACCTGTCCTGAAACCCGAAGGCGTTGCAAGTAAAGTTCTTGAGCTCTGTTTGCCGGAAACGACTCTTCCTTCCGGCTCTTCAATTGAGATTTACAGGCCTCCCATAAGGGTGGTTTAA
- a CDS encoding YIP1 family protein: MINLDYIGTWKEVMKSPSHFYSEMPRTGGYADPILFAVVNVAIYSLFYLLFNPGVYDVNGFSSPMIFAVALLAPVAGFVTLFLDATLLHIIQKALGGKGTYEGTVRFVLYASAALSLLWVPLAGGIFGVYQLYLYVVGGRFVHEVSLERSSLAVFLSVLMVIVFIVLISSSGLV, from the coding sequence ATGATCAATCTTGATTACATCGGAACCTGGAAAGAGGTTATGAAAAGTCCCTCTCATTTTTACAGCGAAATGCCAAGGACCGGAGGATACGCTGATCCTATCCTTTTTGCAGTAGTTAACGTTGCCATATACTCGCTTTTTTACCTGCTTTTTAATCCCGGAGTGTACGATGTCAACGGCTTCAGTTCTCCAATGATATTTGCGGTCGCACTTCTGGCACCTGTAGCCGGTTTTGTTACTCTCTTCCTCGACGCTACACTACTCCACATTATTCAAAAAGCACTTGGAGGAAAGGGGACTTACGAAGGTACCGTAAGGTTCGTACTCTATGCCTCTGCTGCGCTCTCTCTCCTCTGGGTCCCTCTGGCAGGAGGGATTTTCGGAGTTTACCAGCTATATCTCTACGTTGTGGGCGGCAGGTTTGTTCATGAAGTAAGCCTGGAGAGATCTTCTCTGGCTGTTTTTCTGTCCGTTTTGATGGTTATTGTATTCATAGTGCTGATTTCTTCAAGCGGGCTAGTCTAA
- a CDS encoding PKD domain-containing protein, whose protein sequence is MYDLSAEPIKPRDSFTSNATSGKSPLTVLFTDTSTGGTPTNWYWDFGDGIHSKHAQTATHTFLKAGEYTVSLTVTNAAGSDTKTVKGCIKLSE, encoded by the coding sequence ATGTACGACCTTTCAGCCGAACCCATAAAACCCCGGGATTCTTTCACTTCTAACGCGACTTCCGGCAAATCCCCGCTGACTGTACTGTTCACCGATACCAGCACCGGAGGCACACCCACAAACTGGTACTGGGATTTCGGAGACGGCATTCATTCAAAACACGCTCAAACTGCAACCCACACGTTCCTGAAGGCAGGGGAATACACAGTCAGCCTGACAGTAACAAACGCTGCCGGGAGTGATACCAAAACTGTGAAAGGGTGTATTAAATTGTCGGAATGA
- a CDS encoding Mov34/MPN/PAD-1 family protein: protein MQIKGIARDTLDFILEASKSMAPEEFAGLLQEQDGIITEVLILPGTESSNTNAVLRLYMMPNVKAVGSVHSHPGANRRPSKADLRLFSKTGNCHIIAGRPYNRESWTCYDREGNVRDLPVLDIEFEEDEEI, encoded by the coding sequence ATGCAGATTAAAGGCATTGCCCGTGATACTCTTGATTTTATCCTCGAAGCCAGCAAATCAATGGCCCCGGAAGAGTTTGCCGGGCTTTTGCAGGAGCAGGACGGAATAATCACCGAGGTGCTTATCCTGCCCGGGACCGAATCAAGTAATACAAACGCAGTTCTCAGGCTTTACATGATGCCAAATGTAAAAGCCGTAGGCTCGGTCCACAGCCATCCGGGAGCAAACCGAAGACCTTCAAAAGCTGACCTACGCCTGTTCTCAAAAACAGGAAACTGCCATATTATAGCGGGCCGCCCGTACAACAGGGAGAGCTGGACCTGCTATGACAGGGAAGGAAATGTCAGGGACCTTCCTGTTCTTGATATAGAATTCGAAGAGGACGAGGAAATTTGA
- a CDS encoding NAD(P)-dependent malic enzyme yields MFAIIQQGAFGIKEIHPVSGLERKLEENIEENSVGESQKDSGKDIVKDSDTHASLYQESLAMHRRLGGVLEVESKVRLRTIHDLSVAYTPGVAEPCRKIKENPSLVYLYTIKKNTVAVITDGSAVLGLGNIGPCAALPVMEGKAIIFKEFAGIDAFPICLDTQDTEEVIKTVQYLAPAFGGINLEDISAPRCFEIESRLREELDIPVIHDDQHGAAIVVFAGLLNALKIVKKKLGELKILIAGLGAAGVAIFRFLIRAGADPAKILTCDSQGIVYEGREIGMNPIKEEIARLTNPGKLKGRLKEAFPGTDLFIGVSAGGTVTEDMVRSMAKDAIVMAMANPTPEIMPDAAKRAGARIVATGRSDFPNQLNNCLSFPGVFKGALGTCARKITPEMEMAAAYALANVVSVGELSEDYIIPEPLDKHVVPAVAKAVANASLESCAARRSLEDDI; encoded by the coding sequence ATGTTTGCTATAATACAACAGGGGGCTTTCGGAATAAAAGAAATTCATCCGGTTTCAGGTTTGGAAAGAAAGCTTGAAGAAAATATAGAAGAAAATTCCGTAGGAGAATCTCAAAAGGACTCCGGAAAGGACATAGTAAAAGATAGTGACACGCACGCGTCCTTATATCAGGAATCGCTCGCCATGCATAGGAGACTTGGAGGCGTGCTTGAAGTTGAAAGCAAGGTCCGACTCCGCACAATCCACGACCTTAGCGTTGCCTATACACCGGGGGTTGCTGAGCCGTGCCGGAAAATAAAGGAGAATCCCAGCCTTGTCTACCTTTACACTATCAAGAAAAATACTGTAGCTGTCATAACAGACGGTTCAGCAGTGCTCGGGCTTGGAAACATAGGCCCGTGTGCAGCTCTGCCGGTAATGGAAGGAAAGGCGATTATCTTCAAGGAATTTGCCGGCATAGACGCTTTTCCGATCTGTCTCGACACTCAGGATACCGAAGAAGTGATAAAAACGGTACAATACCTGGCTCCTGCTTTCGGGGGTATCAACCTCGAAGATATCAGTGCCCCCCGCTGTTTCGAAATAGAGAGCCGCCTGCGTGAAGAGCTTGACATTCCTGTAATCCATGACGACCAGCACGGGGCAGCCATTGTCGTATTTGCCGGGCTCCTGAACGCTCTTAAAATCGTCAAAAAGAAGCTTGGGGAGCTGAAAATACTTATTGCGGGCCTTGGAGCTGCAGGGGTTGCTATTTTCAGGTTCCTGATTCGGGCAGGTGCAGATCCTGCGAAAATCCTTACATGCGACAGCCAGGGAATTGTGTATGAAGGACGGGAAATAGGCATGAACCCCATAAAAGAGGAAATCGCCAGGCTTACGAACCCCGGAAAGCTGAAGGGCAGGCTCAAAGAAGCCTTCCCGGGAACTGACCTCTTTATCGGAGTTTCAGCCGGGGGGACCGTAACCGAGGATATGGTCCGCTCGATGGCAAAAGATGCTATTGTGATGGCAATGGCAAACCCCACTCCTGAAATCATGCCCGATGCTGCAAAAAGAGCTGGGGCGAGAATTGTTGCTACTGGCAGGTCGGATTTTCCAAACCAGCTCAATAACTGTCTGAGTTTCCCCGGGGTCTTCAAAGGGGCTCTTGGGACCTGTGCCAGGAAGATAACCCCTGAAATGGAAATGGCAGCAGCCTATGCCCTTGCAAATGTCGTGTCTGTCGGTGAGCTCTCGGAAGACTACATAATCCCGGAACCTCTTGATAAGCATGTGGTGCCTGCGGTTGCAAAAGCCGTTGCCAATGCTTCACTTGAAAGCTGTGCTGCAAGGAGAAGCCTTGAAGACGACATCTGA
- a CDS encoding class I SAM-dependent methyltransferase, whose protein sequence is MSDIQQKFDAISKKYDEQRKKFVPCFDDFYGAAVSVASVDSENPGIMDIGAGTGLLSAFLMKRYPEASFTLIDISEKMLAMAKDRFGNNSNVKYIAADYSKYDFVDRYDIVISALSIHHLEDKKKEELYKKSYSILKENGVFINADQVHGETPFIENLNKTTWRQYVETSGLPEEEILAGYERVKLDRDTSLEQQLDWLKEAGFCDVSCIYKYYQFAVMFGRKIA, encoded by the coding sequence ATGAGCGATATTCAACAGAAGTTTGATGCTATTTCAAAAAAGTACGATGAACAGAGAAAGAAGTTTGTACCCTGCTTCGATGACTTTTACGGTGCAGCAGTATCCGTGGCGTCAGTTGATTCGGAAAACCCAGGTATTATGGACATAGGTGCAGGAACAGGCCTTCTATCGGCGTTTCTGATGAAAAGATATCCGGAAGCATCCTTTACGCTTATTGACATCTCGGAAAAGATGCTGGCTATGGCAAAAGACAGGTTCGGAAATAACTCAAACGTCAAATATATTGCAGCAGACTATTCAAAATACGATTTCGTGGACAGATATGATATTGTAATTTCAGCCCTATCCATTCATCACCTTGAGGATAAAAAGAAAGAGGAACTTTACAAAAAGAGTTACTCCATACTCAAAGAGAACGGGGTTTTTATTAACGCCGATCAGGTTCATGGTGAAACTCCTTTCATAGAAAACCTGAATAAGACGACCTGGAGACAGTATGTAGAAACAAGCGGCCTGCCTGAAGAAGAAATTCTGGCAGGTTATGAAAGAGTTAAGCTTGACAGAGATACGAGCCTGGAACAGCAGCTGGACTGGCTTAAAGAAGCTGGTTTCTGTGATGTTAGCTGTATATATAAGTACTATCAGTTTGCAGTGATGTTCGGAAGAAAAATTGCATAA
- a CDS encoding phosphoribosyltransferase, which produces MFKNRKDAGEKLAQVLEKYRDKNLLVLAIPRGGVEVGLQVSRKLGAEFSLIIVRKLPFPDNPEAGFGAVAEDGSTFIFENASCWLARETIERIKQDQIVEVERRINALRRGNPLPELAGRTVILVDDGIAMGSTMRAAIELCRARKAGKIVVAVPVTGREAAKSIEKEADELVVLDMPIDFRAVAQAYENWYDVSDEEVLDLLRERINEKEIKAHEFDQSSLST; this is translated from the coding sequence ATGTTCAAAAACCGTAAAGATGCTGGAGAAAAACTGGCCCAGGTACTTGAAAAGTACAGGGATAAAAACCTCCTTGTCCTTGCTATTCCACGCGGGGGAGTGGAAGTAGGATTACAGGTTTCAAGAAAGCTGGGTGCTGAATTCTCTCTTATTATTGTAAGGAAACTGCCTTTTCCTGACAACCCGGAAGCCGGATTCGGAGCAGTAGCCGAGGACGGAAGCACCTTTATTTTTGAAAATGCCAGTTGCTGGCTTGCCAGGGAAACCATTGAAAGGATCAAACAGGATCAGATTGTTGAGGTCGAAAGACGCATAAATGCTTTAAGAAGGGGAAATCCTCTGCCTGAGCTTGCAGGAAGAACTGTGATCCTTGTCGATGACGGAATTGCCATGGGTTCTACCATGCGGGCAGCCATTGAACTCTGCAGAGCCCGGAAAGCAGGAAAAATTGTAGTTGCTGTGCCTGTAACTGGAAGAGAGGCAGCAAAATCGATTGAAAAAGAAGCCGACGAACTCGTTGTACTCGATATGCCCATCGATTTCAGGGCCGTTGCTCAGGCTTACGAAAACTGGTATGACGTTTCGGATGAAGAAGTGCTTGACCTGCTCAGGGAGAGGATAAATGAAAAAGAAATTAAAGCCCATGAGTTTGACCAATCTTCACTATCAACGTGA
- a CDS encoding class I SAM-dependent DNA methyltransferase, whose protein sequence is MSLDTTIKGIQDIMRKDAGVDGDAQRISQLGWMLFLKIFDAREEEYELEDDEYFSPIPEELRWRNWAKDPEGITGDTLLDFINEKLFKTLKSLSFDENSDPRGQVVKDVFEDSYNYMKNGTLIRQVINKINEIDFTSSKDLHTFGSIYEKILKDLQNAGNAGEFYTPRAVTQFMVDMVDPKLGEKILDPACGTGGFLTSTIEHIREKYVKSVEDHRILQESISGVEKKQLPHLLCVTNMLLHGIEVPSRISHDNTLARPLRDYTPKDRVDVIVTNPPFGGVEEDGIETNFPTAFQTRETADLFLVLIMHILKDGGRCGIVLPDGTLFGEGAKTRIKEKLLQECNLHTIVRLPNGVFNPYTGIKTNLLFFTKGEPTKEIWYYEHPYPAGYKSYSKTKPMRIEEFAPEKAWWTNRTENESAWKVKAEDVISSNYNLDIKNPNTVENDHGDPEELLEKYRALLSEISEVRQELKEELLNSIKRN, encoded by the coding sequence ATGTCACTGGACACGACGATAAAAGGAATTCAGGACATCATGCGGAAAGACGCAGGGGTGGACGGAGACGCCCAGCGCATAAGCCAGCTTGGCTGGATGCTGTTCCTGAAGATATTTGATGCAAGGGAAGAGGAGTACGAACTGGAAGACGACGAATACTTCTCCCCTATTCCTGAAGAACTGCGCTGGAGAAACTGGGCGAAAGACCCGGAAGGAATTACCGGAGACACTCTTCTGGACTTCATCAATGAAAAGCTCTTCAAGACCCTGAAAAGTCTCTCCTTTGACGAAAACTCCGACCCGAGGGGCCAGGTGGTAAAAGATGTCTTTGAAGACTCCTACAACTACATGAAAAACGGGACCCTGATCCGCCAGGTCATTAACAAAATCAATGAAATCGACTTTACGAGCTCAAAAGACCTGCACACCTTCGGCTCAATCTACGAGAAAATTTTAAAAGACCTCCAGAACGCAGGCAATGCAGGCGAATTCTACACCCCTCGTGCAGTCACCCAGTTTATGGTGGACATGGTTGACCCTAAGCTGGGCGAAAAGATCCTGGACCCTGCCTGCGGGACAGGCGGTTTTCTTACCAGCACGATCGAACATATCCGCGAAAAATACGTGAAATCCGTGGAAGACCACCGCATTTTGCAGGAGTCCATCTCCGGCGTTGAGAAAAAGCAGCTCCCTCACCTGCTCTGCGTAACCAACATGCTCCTGCACGGCATAGAAGTCCCGTCCCGCATCAGCCACGACAACACCCTCGCCCGTCCCCTGCGGGACTACACCCCGAAAGACCGCGTGGACGTAATTGTGACAAATCCACCTTTCGGCGGCGTGGAAGAAGACGGCATAGAGACAAATTTCCCTACAGCCTTTCAGACCCGCGAGACTGCTGACCTTTTCCTTGTCCTGATTATGCACATTTTAAAAGACGGAGGCAGATGCGGGATAGTCCTCCCCGACGGAACCCTTTTCGGGGAAGGCGCAAAGACCCGCATCAAAGAAAAGCTCCTTCAGGAGTGCAACCTGCACACGATCGTCCGCCTCCCGAACGGGGTCTTCAACCCCTACACCGGCATAAAGACCAACCTCCTCTTCTTCACTAAAGGCGAGCCCACGAAAGAAATCTGGTACTACGAACACCCCTACCCCGCCGGCTACAAGTCCTATTCCAAAACCAAACCCATGCGGATAGAAGAGTTCGCCCCGGAAAAAGCCTGGTGGACTAACAGGACAGAAAACGAATCCGCCTGGAAAGTCAAAGCCGAAGACGTTATCTCCAGCAACTACAACCTCGACATCAAAAACCCGAACACCGTTGAAAACGACCACGGTGACCCTGAAGAGCTGCTGGAAAAGTACAGAGCCCTGCTTTCCGAAATATCTGAAGTCCGACAGGAATTAAAAGAAGAGCTTTTAAATTCCATAAAACGTAACTGA